A stretch of Mastomys coucha isolate ucsf_1 unplaced genomic scaffold, UCSF_Mcou_1 pScaffold1, whole genome shotgun sequence DNA encodes these proteins:
- the Pfdn2 gene encoding prefoldin subunit 2 — MADSSGRVGKSGGGSGAGKGAVSAEQVIAGFNRLRQEQRGLASKAAELEMELNEHSLVIDTLKEVDETRKCYRMVGGVLVERTVKEVLPALEGNKEQIQKIIETLSQQLQAKGKELNEFREKHNIRLMGEEEKPAAKEHSEGAKSSSAGVLVS; from the exons ATGGCGGACAGCAGCGGTCGTGTGGGCAAGAGCGGCGGCGGGAGTGGCGCGGGGAAGGGGGCGGTGTCGGCGGAGCAG GTAATTGCTGGCTTTAATCGCCTTCGGCAGGAACAGAGGGGCTTGGCATCCAAAGCAGCTGAGCTGGAGATGGAACTGAATGAGCACAG CCTCGTGATTGACACACTGAAGGAAGTGGATGAGACTCGAAAGTGCTACCGCATGGTTGGAGGTGTGCTGGTAGAGCGGACTGTCAAAGAAGTGCTGCCTGCCTTGGAGGGTAACAAGGAGCAG ATACAGAAGATCATTGAGACACTGTCACAGCAGCTTCAGGCAAAGGGGAAAGAACTCAATGAATTCCGGGAAAAGCACAACATTCGTCTtatgggagaagaagagaagccaGCAGCCAAGGAACACTCGGAAGGGGCTAAGTCCAGCTCAGCGGGGGTGCTGGTCTCCTAG
- the Klhdc9 gene encoding kelch domain-containing protein 9, producing the protein MAGVQSLRRERGSAWTWRPVARDALLARAFHSCTEREGRFYLVGGLLEGDARVPSNDTVLFDPAGGQAVRLLARGSPPRSHHDAALVGGRWICVVGGWDGSRRLSTVAALDTERGVWETWTADPGNCPPAGLSSHTCTRLSDRELRVSGREGGTHTQRRYGSIYTLKLDHRTRTYCYKEEGCHTASRSGHCAALLPTAGPHRGHQLLLFGGCNSIGPEVAGQWNPGKIKEEPPVAPRLREQIARLVSSGQGLQQGPQSLRHHSCTVVGPFAVLFGGETLTRARDTICNDLYIYDTRQSPPLWFHFPCTDRGLKRVGHRTCLWNDQLYLVGGFGEDGRTASSQVCVLEIFI; encoded by the exons ATGGCTGGGGTGCAGTCCCTCCGTCGAGAAAGAGGCTCGGCCTGGACCTGGAGGCCAGTGGCGCGAGACGCGCTCCTGGCTCGTGCCTTCCACTCATGCACGGAACGGGAAGGACGGTTCTATCTGGTAGGGGGTCTCCTAGAAGGTGATGCCAGAGTGCCCAGCAACGACACTGTGCTCTTCGACCCAGCTGGAGGCCAAGCGGTGCGACTGCTAGCCCGAGGTAGTCCCCCTCGCAGCCATCACGACGCGGCACTGGTGGGAGGACGTTGGATCTGCGTGGTGGGTGGCTGGGACGGGTCACGTCGCCTATCCACGGTGGCCGCGCTGGACACGGAGAGAGGAGTGTGGGAAACGTGGACTGCGGACCCGGGCAACTGCCCGCCTGCTGGCCTCAGCAGCCACACCTGCACTCGCCTCTCAGACCGGGAGCTGCGGGTGTCTGGCAGAGAGGGTGGTACCCACACCCAGCGACGCTATGGAAGTATCTACACGTTAAAGTTGGACCACAGGACGAGAACTTATTG CTACAAAGAAGAAGGCTGCCACACAGCCTCACGATCAGGCCACTGTGCTGCCCTGCTGCCAACTGCTGGACCGCACCGGGGTCATCAGCTTTTGCTCTTTGGGGGTTGCAACTCAATTGGACCAGAAGTAGCAGGGCAGTGGAACCCTGGGAAAATTAAG GAGGAACCACCTGTTGCCCCTCGTTTGAGAGAACAGATTGCAAGGCTTGTGAGCAGTGGCCAGGGCTTGCAGCAAGGACCCCAGAGCCTGCGGCATCATTCCTGCACAGTGGTGGGACCCTTCGCTGTACTATTTGGTGGAGAAACTCTGACCAGAGCTAGAGATACGATCTGCAATGATCTCTACATCTATGATACCC GCCAATCTCCGCCTCTGTGGTTCCACTTTCCCTGCACAGACCGTGGACTGAAGCGTGTGGGACATCGGACTTGCCTTTGGAATGACCAGCTTTATTTGGTTGGGGGTTTTGGTGAGGACGGCAGGACGGCTAGCTCACAGGTTTGCGTCCTGGAAATCTTTATCTAA
- the Dedd gene encoding death effector domain-containing protein, protein MAGLKRRASQVWPEERGEQDHGLYSLHRMFDIVGTHLTHRDVRVLSFLFVDVIDDHERGLIRNGRDFLLALERQGRCDESNFRQVLQLLRIITRHDLLPYVTLKKRRAVCPDLVDKYLEETSIRYVTPRALSDPEPRPPQPSKTVPPHYPVVCCPTSGSQMCSKRPARGRTTLGSQRKRRKSVTPDPKEKQTCDIRLRVRAEYCQHETALQGNVFSNKQDPLERQFERFNQANTILKSRDLGSIICDIKFSELTYLDAFWRDYINGSLLEALKGVFITDSLKQAVGHEAIKLLVNVDEEDYELGRQKLLRNLMLQALP, encoded by the exons ATGGCGGGCCTAAAGAGGCGGGCAAGCCAGGTGTGGCCTGAAGAGCGTGGAGAGCAGGACCATGGCCTCTACAGTCTCCACCGCATGTTTGACATCGTGGGCACCCACCTAACACACAGAGATGTTCGagtgctttccttcctttttgttgatGTTATTGATGACCATGAACGTGGACTCATCCGAAATGGACGTGACTTCTTATTGGCACTGGAGCGCCAGGGCCGCTGTGACGAGAGTAACTTTCGCCAGGTGCTGCAGCTGCTGCGCATCATCACTCGCCATGACTTGCTGCCCTACGTTACTCTCAAGAAGAGACGGGCTG TGTGCCCTGATCTTGTAGACAAGTATCTGGAGGAAACATCAATTCGCTATGTGACCCCCAGAGCCCTCAGTGATCCAGAACCGAGGCCTCCCCAGCCCTCTAAAACAG TGCCTCCCCACTACCCCGTGGTGTGCTGCCCCACTTCGGGTTCTCAAATGTGTAGTAAGCGGCCAGCCCGAGGGAGAACCACACTTGGGAGCCAGCGAAAACGCCGGAAGTCGGTGACACCAGACCCGAAGGAAAAGCAGACATGTG ACATCAGGCTTCGAGTCCGGGCGGAATACTGCCAGCATGAGACTGCTCTGCAGGGCAACGTCTTCTCCAATAAGCAGGACCCACTTGAGCGCCAGTTTGAGCGCTTTAACCAGGCCAACACTATTCTCAAGTCCCGGGACCTGGGCTCCATCATCTGTGACATCAAGTTCTCTGAGCTCACCTACCTCGACGCATTCTGGCGAGACTACATTAACGGCTCATTATTAGAGGCACTGAAAGGCGTCTTCATCACAGACTCTCTGAAGCAGGCTGTGGGCCATGAAGCCATCAAGCTGCTGGTGAACGTGGATGAGGAGGACTATGAGCTGGGCCGACAGAAACTCCTGAGGAACTTGATGCTGCAAGCATTGCCCTGA
- the Nit1 gene encoding deaminated glutathione amidase isoform X3 — protein sequence MAASSSTNWELPLVAVCQVTSTPNKQENFKTCAELIRESARLGACLAFLPEAFDFIARNPAETLLLSEPLNGDLLGQYSQLARECGIWLSLGGFHERGQDWEQNQKIYNCHLLLNSQGSIVASYRKTHLCDVEIPGQGPMRESNYTMPGLALEPPVRTPAGKVGLAICYDMRFPELSLKLAQAGAEILTYPSAFGSVTGPAHWEVLLRARAIESQCYVIAAAQCGRHHETRASYGHSMVVDPWGTVVACCSEGPGLCLARIDLHFLQQMRQHLPVFQHRRPDLYGSLGHALS from the exons ATGGCAGCGTCATCATCAACTAACTGGGAGCTGCCCCTGGTGGCTGTGTGCCAGGTAACATCAACACCAAACAAGCAAGAGAACTTTAAAACCTGCGCTGAGCTGATTCGAGAGTCTGCCAGATTGGGTGCTTGCCTAGCCTTTCTGCCTGAGGCATTTGACTTTATTGCACGAAATCCTGCTGAGACATTACTCCTGTCCGAGCCTCTGAATGGGGACCTTTTGGGACAATATAGCCAGCTTGCCAG GGAATGTGGAATCTGGCTGTCCTTGGGTGGTTTCCACGAGCGTGGCCAAGACTGGGAGCAGAATCAGAAAATCTACAATTGTCACCTGCTTCTGAACAGCCAGG GGTCAATAGTGGCCAGTTACAGGAAGACACATCTATGTGATGTAGAGATCCCAGGTCAGGGGCCTATGAGAGAAAGCAACTATACCATGCCTGGACTTGCTCTTGAACCACCTGTCAGGACACCGGCAGGCAAG GTTGGTCTAGCAATCTGTTATGACATGCGGTTCCCTGAACTTTCTCTGAAATTGGCTCAAGCTGGGGCAGAAATACTTACTTATCCTTCAGCCTTTGGATCTGTTACGGGCCCAGCCCACTGGGAG GTCTTGCTGCGGGCCCGCGCCATTGAATCTCAGTGCTATGTAATAGCAGCAGCGCAGTGTGGACGCCACCATGAAACAAGAGCAAGTTATGGCCACAGCATGGTGGTTGACCCCTGGGGCACAGTGGTGGCCTGCTGCTCCGAGGGACCAGGCCTCTGCCTTGCTCGAATTGATCTCCACTTTCTACAGCAGATGCGCCAACACCTGCCTGTGTTCCAGCATCGCAGACCTGACCTCTACGGCAGTCTGGGTCATGCACTCTCTTAA
- the Nit1 gene encoding deaminated glutathione amidase isoform X1, which yields MLGFITRPPRQLLSLLCTGYRLPRIPVLCTQPRPRAMAASSSTNWELPLVAVCQVTSTPNKQENFKTCAELIRESARLGACLAFLPEAFDFIARNPAETLLLSEPLNGDLLGQYSQLARECGIWLSLGGFHERGQDWEQNQKIYNCHLLLNSQGSIVASYRKTHLCDVEIPGQGPMRESNYTMPGLALEPPVRTPAGKVGLAICYDMRFPELSLKLAQAGAEILTYPSAFGSVTGPAHWEVLLRARAIESQCYVIAAAQCGRHHETRASYGHSMVVDPWGTVVACCSEGPGLCLARIDLHFLQQMRQHLPVFQHRRPDLYGSLGHALS from the exons AT GCTGGGCTTCATCACCAGGCCTCCTCGCCAACTCCTATCTCTTCTGTGTACCGGATACCGATTACCTCGAATCCCCGTACTTTGTACTCAGCCCAG GCCCAGAGCCATGGCAGCGTCATCATCAACTAACTGGGAGCTGCCCCTGGTGGCTGTGTGCCAGGTAACATCAACACCAAACAAGCAAGAGAACTTTAAAACCTGCGCTGAGCTGATTCGAGAGTCTGCCAGATTGGGTGCTTGCCTAGCCTTTCTGCCTGAGGCATTTGACTTTATTGCACGAAATCCTGCTGAGACATTACTCCTGTCCGAGCCTCTGAATGGGGACCTTTTGGGACAATATAGCCAGCTTGCCAG GGAATGTGGAATCTGGCTGTCCTTGGGTGGTTTCCACGAGCGTGGCCAAGACTGGGAGCAGAATCAGAAAATCTACAATTGTCACCTGCTTCTGAACAGCCAGG GGTCAATAGTGGCCAGTTACAGGAAGACACATCTATGTGATGTAGAGATCCCAGGTCAGGGGCCTATGAGAGAAAGCAACTATACCATGCCTGGACTTGCTCTTGAACCACCTGTCAGGACACCGGCAGGCAAG GTTGGTCTAGCAATCTGTTATGACATGCGGTTCCCTGAACTTTCTCTGAAATTGGCTCAAGCTGGGGCAGAAATACTTACTTATCCTTCAGCCTTTGGATCTGTTACGGGCCCAGCCCACTGGGAG GTCTTGCTGCGGGCCCGCGCCATTGAATCTCAGTGCTATGTAATAGCAGCAGCGCAGTGTGGACGCCACCATGAAACAAGAGCAAGTTATGGCCACAGCATGGTGGTTGACCCCTGGGGCACAGTGGTGGCCTGCTGCTCCGAGGGACCAGGCCTCTGCCTTGCTCGAATTGATCTCCACTTTCTACAGCAGATGCGCCAACACCTGCCTGTGTTCCAGCATCGCAGACCTGACCTCTACGGCAGTCTGGGTCATGCACTCTCTTAA